ACAAATGGATGTCCAGCCGGCTTGGGCATAGAAGCCCATGCCAACAACTATGAGTTTTCACACTTCGAATCTGGATGATTCTAATCCTTAAGAATTTTACAAGTGAGTTTGCAACAAAAAGAGCGAAAGAATTAGTTTCTACAGTCCGAAATTCCTACGGAATGGTTGTTTGTTCCATAGGAATTTtgaaggatttttttttaacaTGAGGTCCAACCTAACCCAAACGATGGTAACCAGAGTTGTATGTTCTTTCCATAGGATTCAAGGTATTGCGGCATTCCAAtcttattttttaattaaattcCACAAAATTACAGTAATTTGTCCTAAATTTCACAAAACTACCACTTCTAGTGCTCATTTCACAAAACTATCACTACTTTTTTTTATCTCAAATTTCACAAAACTATCACTACTTGTCACATAGTGTAATACATGATGGCCTCAAATGTTTGTAGTTATATGAAATGGACATCGGTAGTGGTATTTTTATGGCAATTAAAGGCCAGGAATGTGGTAGTTTTGTGAAATTTTCGTTGTGTTTTTCTTATTCCAATGTTCTGAGAATCCTGTGTTTCAAAGAGCCTAAATTATAATGTGGGGGCCACATAAACTTCATAGGAATTTCATAAAGTATAAAAGAAGAACGTTCCCCTAATTACGTGGCCTTAAATTAAATTATTAGTTACTGTTCATGCCGTCAAAATTTCTTGGAGGTTGTTCGTGATCCTATGTAGATGACAAAGAAAAATTGACTTTTATCTGCTTTATTTAGAAATTGATTTATATCTGATTTCTTTGAGCACCTAAACTGTGACAATTCTTTTGCATTGTCACatgttgagaaaaaaaaacaaatcttaCCATATGACCAAGAAAATTTCACATCTCATAGTACATTAACTCAATCCATTAAAATGTATAACCTGTAAAGAGCGTAGGCTTCTTTTCCCTTCCCAATCCAAGAGGAGTGGGCTCTTATATCTCTCCATCCAAACAAATGGAATTTCATCTGAATATGAGGTAGTAGGAATTTCTCTCCATCGACAGCTTCAAgagatttttttgttttttttttaaatctcATTCTGAACAAATGGCCTTCAATTGTTTCAGGGGGGTACAAGTTCATCATACCAAGATGGATCCACAAGTGGTCGACGCCTACCGAATGAAGGAGAGAGTGAGGGTAGAGCAAAAACTAGATGAGTATGGCCTGATATGCAGAAGACATATGGGACAAAAGGTGATATTACCCTCTTCTCATCTTCTGTAGTGCCTTCCTCCTGAAACAATCAACTAACACATTCCAAAATGGAGAGATTAAGAAATATCAAAATTCCATGTTTTTCTGCTGTCATTGCGGTTTGGCAGTTCCGTTGTTGGAAAGTAACAATTGTAAAGGATGAAGTTGCCAAAGGGCTTGTGGAGCTTATTTCTCTTCATGGCATCACCAAGCTTGTCATGGGAGCAGCACCAGATGAACGCTACTCAGAGTATGGATCGCAACTGTTTTGTCATATAAACGATAAATTAAGAGCAAACTCTTTTGCATCTTCCAATTTTGGATAGTAATGCCCACAAACAATAGCTGATATAACTTCTCTAGCATCCCTTTGAGTAAGATCCTATTACAAGAATCAGAGCAACCTAAACTGAGTGCAGACAACCTTtccagaaaaagaaataaaactaGTGATCGGAATATTCAAAAAatagaactcgaaagaacgatCGAGGATGTAAATGAACATATGAGATTTCAGCCTTTATGAATAATATGTgtgtgaaggaaaaaaaatgtgaaagGATAAAGCAGAACAGATGCTTCtctcaagatttttttttactgaGCTATGAAAGGCTTGATCGATCCAACCTTGGCTCCGCTCTTCTTTCTCCAGCTTTCATTCTTTCTCCATAGTCAATTTAGACTGAGTACAGACAGCCCAATGCGGAATCTCCCGCTACGATCCAAAGGTTGGCTCTTAATTAGGTGTATTGTAACTATAGTGATGTATATGCCACTAATCTCTGGGGTGATTTACTCTCTTTCATAGAGATCATTTTACTTTTAACAAAGGACATAAATTCAAACTTGAtttctctatctctatcttCAATAAACAAAACAATTCAATGCTAAATGGATTCATTTTATAGTAAAAGTTTAGACTGCATAAAAATAGTTAAGAGTAAGAATGATTAAAAACAAATATTGGATAACTGAGACTTTTATTGGTATTAAGCTACTTTGTGCTGACTGCTGACCAGTTAACCTATAAGTCCAAGCTGATGGAGAAAGGCTCACATGTCTATAATTGATCAGTGGACCCTAAAATCCATTGACTTTATGCTTCAATTTCAAGTGAACCCAATTATCAAGCTCTCTAAACAAATTCAGAAAACAGCGACGCAAATGATGGGTCTAAAATGCTAGTTATCATTAATTACTTTTAGCTTAGATGGTCAAAAAATTACTTCATCAACAAAATGGAGACACTGTCAAATTTGTAAGCAGAGCAGATATGTTTCTCAGTATTCATATCAATCAAGAGAAAATAGCATGGGCATATCAGTTACCAAAAATAAGTTTCAGCGAGTTAACATCTCGTAAACTGTGAACTCCAGCGCTTTATTTTCCTGGAAAGGTCCCTGGTCTGAGACAACACGCAGACTGATGCAGGCAAGCAACATGTGCAAAATATGGTTTACTTGCAAAGGACATTTGATATGTACCAGGTAAGGCTAAGCCGAGCTGCATATACAAGCTACTGTCATAGCCTTTTAAATTTTAATATATTTAAATGATTATATCGGTGAGGTTCATTAGAAAGTACATGAAACTTTTTTAGACTCACTTCGTTCACTGTGATAGGGAAggaaataaaaattattttgcaATACCACCATTACCAATTGAAGAGGCTCTTCGTGAGGCTCAGCACTTAAAGGAAAAGGTATCTGAAGAAACAACCAAGCGCCAAAAAGCCGAACTAGAGCTGCTTTCTGCTCTTGACAcggtaaatatttattttaggaATTCATAATTCAGGATGCGAAGTGAATTCATCTATGAAAGATTTACCAACTACTCTGTAGATCACTGAGTGGAGAATATTGCATCAACATGAGAGGCGCCAGCGGGATGCAGTCGAGGAACAACAgctgagagagaaacaagaaGTTAGAGAAATGATAAAACGGTTTGAAGCAGTTTACGATCAACTAGATGATGCGCAAGAGCTGAAGTTGCGCATGATAGAAATGGAGTCTGCTAGAAAAGGTCACAGGGAGGAGCTGGCAATGAACAAGTACCGTGTTGAAATGCTTCAGGCGGACAACAAGAAGCTGCAGCAAGAGTTGAAAAGGTGCATAACAGAAATGCAGTCCGCTAGAAAAGAATACGAAGAGGAGTTGGCAACGAGCAAGTACCTTGTCGAACTGCTTGAATCAGACAAGGAGAAGCTGCAGAAAGAGCTACGAGCTGCGTTAACTGAAGCTGAAGACTTGCGCGGGAAGAGCTTGTTGTCATCAACATCTGAGCCAGATAACACTTGTCCACCATCGTACTTCGTGTGTCCAATTTCTCAGGTGAGTAACTTAATACGGCAATAAATCGTGAGTTTTCTTGCTACAACAATAGATGGTTCAGATCGGAGTGTGAAACACGGTTTCATATCATTACCTCGGATCATTTTCAGGATGTTATGAACGATCCACACGTTGCAGCAGATGGGTTCACCTATGAAGGCGAAGAAATCAGGGGATGGCTCGACACCGGGCATGACACATCGCCGATGACGAATTTGAAACTCTCT
This window of the Panicum virgatum strain AP13 chromosome 1K, P.virgatum_v5, whole genome shotgun sequence genome carries:
- the LOC120711889 gene encoding U-box domain-containing protein 36-like, coding for MQASNMCKIWFTCKGHLICTREGNKNYFAIPPLPIEEALREAQHLKEKVSEETTKRQKAELELLSALDTITEWRILHQHERRQRDAVEEQQLREKQEVREMIKRFEAVYDQLDDAQELKLRMIEMESARKGHREELAMNKYRVEMLQADNKKLQQELKRCITEMQSARKEYEEELATSKYLVELLESDKEKLQKELRAALTEAEDLRGKSLLSSTSEPDNTCPPSYFVCPISQDVMNDPHVAADGFTYEGEEIRGWLDTGHDTSPMTNLKLSHSMLTPNKALRSAILEWQQQQQNLT